The genomic interval ATCATAACTGGTTTATGCTCAAAAGGATGTAAATCATAAGATAGCCACTCAATAACACTTTTAAGTGCTGGAGTAGTTGTATGATTATGCTCAGGTGTTGCTATAATTACACCATCAGCACGAGTAATTTTATTATAAAGGAGTTTTAAATTAAAATTATCTGAAGCATCAATATCTTGATTAAACATTGGGATATCAGTTATTTCTAAAAGTTCAAGTTCAAACTTCAATTTAAAATGACGTCGAATAAATTTTAACAACTTTCTATTATAAGATTGTTCAGCATTCGAACCTACTATTCCGACAAATTTCATATTATTTACCTTCTATATTACTATTCTTGTTTACGAATAGATATTCATATTTTTTATTTATTCAATGATTCTTTATTCTCAGTATCTTCGAGGATAAATTCCTTTGCACTGGAAAAGTTTGCGACCATTTTTACGAAGAGCTGAAAACTTTTAAAGAGTTTTTCTAAATTTTTTGCAACTTCAATATCAGATAAATCGCCTGCTTCATTAAATGACTGTAAAGAATGAGCCAGTAAAAATTCTGAGCCAGGCATAACATTGGCCTTAAGCTCAGGTGCATCAAGAATTTGTCTCAATTGAAGTTGAGCACGAGATGAACCCAATGTACCATACGAAGCTCCTATAATCATAACAGGTTTATTCAAAAATGGGTCTATTCCATATGATAACCAAGCTAAAGCATTCATTAACGTTGCTGGAATTGCGTGATCATATTCTGGGGTAGCGATGATCACACCATCAGATAGTTTAATTTCTTCAGATATTTCTTGAACGATATCTGGTAGCTTCATGCTAGCAGGTTTATTAAACATTGGAAATTCCTTTATTTCAATAAGTTTAATTTCAACCCCTTCCGTAAAATGCTTCTGCATATACTGTAAAAGTATACGATTAGTTGATTTCTTAGAGTTACTTCCCACGAGTCCAATTAATTTCATTGGTTATTCTCTTTTCTATATTAAGTTAAAATGTGATTTTATATTTTCTGAATATAAAATTTGACCGGCTTTAGTAATAATAATTCCCTCTATTTCTGGTCGGTCATCTATTATTTGAAGAACATCCAAAATGGGTAATCCAAA from Lactococcus lactis carries:
- a CDS encoding NADPH-dependent FMN reductase; translation: MKLIGLVGSNSKKSTNRILLQYMQKHFTEGVEIKLIEIKEFPMFNKPASMKLPDIVQEISEEIKLSDGVIIATPEYDHAIPATLMNALAWLSYGIDPFLNKPVMIIGASYGTLGSSRAQLQLRQILDAPELKANVMPGSEFLLAHSLQSFNEAGDLSDIEVAKNLEKLFKSFQLFVKMVANFSSAKEFILEDTENKESLNK